Proteins encoded in a region of the Zea mays cultivar B73 chromosome 4, Zm-B73-REFERENCE-NAM-5.0, whole genome shotgun sequence genome:
- the LOC103655162 gene encoding CASP-like protein 1U2 produces MNGSDCHVMDDDAAPNGSKAVTLLFRLSTLALALTSAVVMATASECTIYGLDGDATSVTTFKDYQPFVYLVGSNIAATILEVAAIYVQIGKGDDGEDAPMTPRVVLVVVDVAVQMLLYSATGAVFVAVIAYGPQIRACGGGGHFCDQVHRSKTISLAASVSAVVAAVAKDVVLPFSVWPNPSP; encoded by the exons ATGAACGGTTCCGACTGCCATGTGATGGACGACGACGCGGCGCCGAACGGTTCCAAGGCGGTGACCCTGCTGTTCCGCCTGTCCACGCTGGCGCTGGCGCTCACCTCGGCCGTCGTCATGGCCACCGCCAGCGAGTGCACCATCTACGGGCTCGACGGCGACGCGACCAGCGTCACCACCTTCAAGGACTACCAGCCCTTCGT ATACCTTGTAGGGTCCAACATCGCAGCGACGATCCTGGAGGTGGCCGCGATCTACGTGCAGATCGGCAAGGGCGACGACGGCGAGGATGCGCCCATGACTCCCCGGGTCGTCCTGGTTGTCGTCGACGTCGCTGTGCAGATGCTGCTCTACTCGGCCACCGGCGCTGTGTTCGTGGCGGTGATAGCCTACGGCCCGCAGATCAGggcctgcggcggcggcggccacttCTGCGATCAGGTGCACAGGTCCAAGACCATCTCCTTGGCCGCTAGCGTCTCTGCTGTCGTTGCCGCCGTCGCCAAGGACGTGGTGCTGCCGTTCTCCGTGTGGCCCAATCCGTCACCATAG